From one Paenibacillus sp. FSL K6-1330 genomic stretch:
- a CDS encoding ABC-2 family transporter protein, whose amino-acid sequence MFKNAKKYMRLYGLFIKNCLIAQMEFRGNFMMSLLVESVYLLAKLLYVLVVFRTDLHVDGIPPEGLLLFIGMHTVVTGIYVGLFFTNFMKIPEYIKDGSLDLMLTKPVSLQFMASLRYVDLALPIPDILVGFVMVGIGWHAMDIPLTFLQLAGFALLLLASVIITYCLMIIPALLSFWFVQTGSVSEIAHSIWDANNFPMAIYPTWVRRIGTFVIPLFLITNFGPMFLLEQLNWLHVGLALAASLLLFAAVRLLWKQAVKGYSSASS is encoded by the coding sequence ATGTTTAAAAACGCGAAGAAATACATGCGGCTGTACGGTTTATTCATCAAAAATTGCCTCATCGCTCAAATGGAGTTTCGGGGCAATTTTATGATGAGCCTGCTGGTCGAATCCGTCTACCTGCTCGCCAAGCTGTTATATGTGCTCGTCGTGTTCCGCACCGATCTTCATGTAGATGGCATACCGCCCGAAGGGCTGCTTCTATTTATAGGCATGCATACGGTGGTGACCGGAATTTATGTCGGCCTGTTTTTTACAAATTTCATGAAAATTCCAGAATATATTAAGGACGGTTCGCTTGATTTAATGCTGACGAAGCCGGTATCTCTTCAGTTCATGGCTTCCTTGCGTTACGTCGATTTGGCGCTGCCGATCCCCGATATTCTGGTTGGGTTCGTCATGGTCGGTATCGGCTGGCATGCCATGGATATTCCGCTGACGTTCCTGCAGCTCGCGGGGTTTGCCCTGCTGCTGCTCGCCTCTGTTATCATCACATACTGCCTGATGATTATCCCGGCGCTGCTGTCATTCTGGTTCGTCCAGACGGGCTCCGTATCCGAGATCGCCCATTCCATTTGGGACGCCAACAATTTCCCTATGGCTATTTACCCGACCTGGGTCCGGCGGATCGGAACCTTTGTTATTCCTCTATTCCTCATTACCAATTTCGGACCGATGTTTCTGCTTGAGCAGCTCAACTGGCTGCATGTGGGACTGGCGCTGGCCGCTTCACTTCTGCTCTTCGCAGCTGTACGGCTGCTCTGGAAACAAGCCGTAAAAGGATACAGCAGCGCGAGCAGTTAA